The Penicillium oxalicum strain HP7-1 chromosome IV, whole genome shotgun sequence genome contains a region encoding:
- a CDS encoding Mitochondrial import inner membrane translocase subunit tim23 has translation MAIWDNLSGRKETTAPSPYDASNAQDATSFLSEVAIPDPSQLHPLAGLNQDTLDYLTLEDSALDSLPGSRSVLPSRGWSDDLCYGAGTTYLVALTVGGAWGLAEGLNKTPVTAPPKIRLNGVLNSITRRGPFLGNSAGVVAMVYNGFNSAIGYARGKHDAANSVAAGALSGMLFKSTRGVKPMMISGGIVASIAGAWAVTRKALF, from the exons atggctaTCTGGGATAACTTGAGCGGTCGTAAGGAGACTACGGCGCCCTCTCCGTATGATGCATCGAATGCGCAAGATGCGACCTCATTCTTGTCCGAAGTCGCCATTCCCGACCCCAGTCAATTGCATCCCCTGGCTGGCTTGAATCAAGATACTCTCGATTATCTGACTCTCGAAGATTCTGCTCTTGACTCTCTTCCCGGCTCTCGCTCCGTTCTGCCATCTCGCGGCTGGTCCGACGACCTTTGCTATGGTGCCGGCACTACGTACTTGGTCGCCTTGACTGTCGGTGGCGCATGGGGTCTTGCGGAAGGATTGAACAAAACACCAGTCACAGCTCCTCCCAAGATTCGTCTGAACGGTGTACTGAACTCGATCACCCGCCGTGGTCCCTTCCTGGGCAACTCCGCCGGTGTTGTGGCGATGGTCTACAACGGGTTCAACTCGGCCATCGGCTACGCTCGGGGCAAGCACGATGCCGCTAACAGTGTTGCGGCGGGTGCCCTGAGTGGCATGCTCTTTAAGAGCACGCGTGGTGTCAAACCCATGATGATCTCTGGAGGCATTGTAGCGTCCATCGCGGGCGCATGGGCT GTTACGCGCAAGGCTCTTTTCTAA